The following proteins are encoded in a genomic region of Anticarsia gemmatalis isolate Benzon Research Colony breed Stoneville strain chromosome 17, ilAntGemm2 primary, whole genome shotgun sequence:
- the LOC142979995 gene encoding uncharacterized protein LOC142979995: MKFFLTLAAVIAVAVAGPTQRGLIVPGPTGPVPAPEFPPISIGPAIVDFPVPGPISVGPEIVDLPIPEPISVGPEIIDFTPVQPSPVVVGDIPAGSSAPLVQLIINVNQAASTPVAPVVVPEVHPDPVIVVDEAENHVDPVIVVDENVVVDPVIVVDNLPTPVDPIIVVDDAPTPVEPVVIVNPVLPSPVINLPDELN; this comes from the coding sequence ATGAAATTCTTCCTGACACTTGCTGCCGTCATTGCTGTGGCCGTCGCTGGTCCCACCCAGCGCGGACTTATCGTCCCCGGCCCCACCGGCCCCGTGCCAGCACCTGAGTTCCCCCCCATCTCCATTGGACCCGCTATCGTTGATTTCCCCGTCCCCGGACCCATCTCCGTTGGACCCGAAATCGTCGACTTGCCAATCCCCGAGCCCATCTCCGTTGGACCTGAAATCATTGACTTTACCCCAGTCCAGCCTTCCCCCGTCGTAGTTGGCGATATCCCCGCTGGATCTTCTGCTCCCCTCGTCCAGCTGATCATCAACGTGAACCAGGCCGCCAGCACCCCCGTCGCCCCTGTTGTAGTTCCCGAAGTACACCCTGACCCCGTCATCGTTGTGGATGAAGCCGAAAACCATGTCGACCCTGTCATCGTGGTTGACGAGAACGTCGTCGTGGACCCCGTCATTGTGGTCGATAACTTGCCTACACCCGTCGACCCCATCATCGTCGTCGATGACGCCCCCACCCCCGTCGAGCCTGTGGTTATCGTCAACCCTGTGCTCCCCAGCCCCGTTATCAACCTTCCTGATGAACTCAACTAA